The following are from one region of the Channa argus isolate prfri chromosome 6, Channa argus male v1.0, whole genome shotgun sequence genome:
- the polr1g gene encoding CD3e molecule, epsilon associated protein: MPKDTSSSSSEDETETAATKSPLKHREAEKKTTKYQCPSDFVPFCHKPCSSTLRERLKNKKDQLWLIKAPVSFNPQCFSGIKVPLSGLQTVKVPTAAGGTTTGSSQQIYSILASTHGTSELHLLTSDSPSSDAVVFGPTFSGLLNVCESYGDSSTNQAPQVIPAAPAPSIPPGLKQRFHPFGSKTPTLTCVADSEGDGAAFGPSSTTLRPLVVKRFLDDTGHAEEDEAEGRKKKKKKKKEKQVKTEREDEPVVEVVRVKEEPVSEIQDQVMMELPFQEGDVLEEKRKKKKKKKDREREEVEQGVEPSVWVKKEKVKCEPIDSSYGDVAECSAKKKKKNKKTKTEQE, translated from the exons atgccaaaagaCACATCGTCGTCATCAAGCGAAGATGAAACGGAAACTGCTGCCACAAAGTCACCGTTGAAGCATAGAGAAGCGG AAAAGAAGACCACCAAGTACCAGTGTCCTTCTGATTTCGTGCCTTTCTGCCATAAACCCTGCAGCAGTACCCTGAGAGAGCGTCTGAAGAACAAGAAGGACCAGTTGTGGCTCATCAAAGCCCCTGTCAGCTTTAACCCACAGTG CTTTAGTGGCATCAAGGTGCCCCTCTCAGGGCTCCAGACCGTGAAGGTTCCCACTGCCGCTGGTGGAACCACAACTGGGAGCAGCCAGCAGATCTACAGCATCCTGGCATCCACCCACGGTACCTCGGAGCTCCACCTCCTCACCAGTGATAGTCCTTCATCAGATGCCGTTGTTTTTGGTCCTACTTTCTCAGGCCTACttaatgtgtgtgagagctACGGAGACAGCAGCACAAACCAGGCCCCTCAGGTCAtccctgctgctcctgctcccTCCATACCACCAGGTCTGAAACAGCGATTCCACCCCTTCGGCAGTAAGACCCCTACACTGACCTGCGTGGCAGACAGTGAGGGGGATGGAGCTGCTTTCGGGCCCTCGTCTACAACCCTCCGCCCCCTAGTGGTCAAACGGTTCTTAGACGATACAGGGCATGCAGAAGAGGATGAGGcggaaggaaggaagaagaagaagaagaaaaagaaagaaaagcaagtaAAGACAGAGCGAGAGGATGAACCAGTTGTGGAGGTGGTCAGAGTGAAAGAGGAACCTGTATCTGAAATTCAGGACCAAGTGATGATGGAGCTCCCTTTCCAGGAGGGTGATGTTttagaggaaaagaggaagaaaaagaagaaaaagaaagacagagagcgTGAGGAGGTGGAGCAGGGAGTCGAGCCCAGTGTAtgggtgaaaaaagaaaaagtgaaatgtgaacCAATAGACAGTTCTTATGGGGATGTAGCGGAGTGctcagcaaaaaagaaaaaaaagaacaagaaaactaaaactgagcaggagtag
- the irf2bp1 gene encoding interferon regulatory factor 2-binding protein 1, translating to MSSPSSSRRQWCYLCDLPKMPWTVVWDFSEVVCRGCVNYEGANQIEFLIASARQLKRTHGMQDGNVRSPGPSPNKHGTSGRGEAAADGGRPHTDRFERGGGGRGESTSSTVRVPPNGLHRDGQPPQEVNRQSPSSSRRPMLGAAIPPSLVTQASIAGIPHGLLGMTTRAGPMNSPMIFPAPVLAEMSRRQLGIGMGIAPFITPELERELSSSQNQSKAQVHTAVVGSSASKSTGLPSSSSLAGGVSQTSPKPASSPARQPRPLTARSGGEPLGSSTSAEAATTAAALPHSGASELASASTGNTHSTGNTLSCTLCHERLEDTHFVQCPSVPGHRFCFPCTRVYIQSRRGDGEVYCPSGERCPLDNSPNSPPWAFMQGEISTILGTAGPGAGAASTAASGAGPGPGSAPSSGSGSGAAGGAAAGGGDVTVKKEKET from the exons ATGTCGTCCCCGTCCTCCTCCAGGCGCCAGTGGTGCTACCTGTGCGACCTGCCTAAGATGCCCTGGACAGTGGTGTGGGACTTCAGTGAGGTAGTTTGTCGGGGCTGTGTGAACTACGAGGGAGCTAATCAGATTGAATTCCTGATAGCGAGCGCCCGACAGTTGAAACGAACTCACGGGATGCAGGACGGGAACGTCAGGTCACCCGGCCCTTCGCCCAATAAACACGGCACATCTGGCAGAGGCGAAGCGGCGGCAGATGGAGGCAGGCCGCACACCGATCGCTTCGAAaggggaggtggaggaagaggggaAAGCACCAGCTCAACTGTTCGTGTTCCACCCAACGGGCTGCACCGAGACGGCCAGCCGCCCCAAGAAGTGAACCGTCAGAGCCCTAGCAGCAGCCGGAGACCCATGTTAGGCGCTGCTATCCCTCCTAGCCTAGTAACTCAGGCAAGTATTGCAGGGATTCCCCATGGGCTACTTGGAATGACTACCAGGGCCGGCCCTATGAACAGCCCCATGATCTTCCCTGCCCCAGTGCTGGCCGAGATGAGCCGCAGGCAGCTGGGCATAGGGATGGGTATAGCCCCTTTTATCACTCCGGAGTTGGAGAGAGAGCTCAGTTCGTCCCAGAACCAGTCCAAGGCACAGGTCCACACTGCTGTGGTGGGCAGCAGCGCCAGCAAGAGTACAGGGCTCCCTTCGTCTTCTTCCTTGGCTGGAGGTGTGAGCCAGACCAGCCCCAAGCCTGCCTCATCTCCAGCCAGGCAGCCACGCCCCCTTACTGCACGTTCTGGAGGGGAGCCCCTGGGATCTAGCACCTCTGCAGAAGCAGCCACCACAGCTGCTGCATTACCCCACAGTGGTGCCTCTGAGCTGGCATCAGCATCCACTGGCAACACCCATTCAACCGGAAATACTTTGTCCTGCACGTTGTGTCACGAAAGGCTGGAAGATACACACTTTGTTCAGTGTCCATCAGTACCAGGCCACAG GTTTTGCTTCCCCTGCACCAGAGTGTATATCCAGAGCCGGCGGGGCGATGGGGAAGTGTACTGCCCCAGTGGAGAGCGCTGTCCATTGGATAACTCTCCCAATAGCCCCCCGTGGGCATTCATGCAAGGAGAAATCTCCACCATTCTGGGCACTGCCGGCCCAGGAGCAGGAGCCGCATCCACTGCTGCATCTGGAGCTGGGCCAGGGCCTGGCTCTGCGCCTTCATCCGGGTCTGGGAGTGGAGCCGCTGGTGGAGCCGCAGCTGGGGGTGGAGACGTCACCGtcaagaaagagaaggagacgTGA